In Vagococcus hydrophili, one DNA window encodes the following:
- a CDS encoding cation:proton antiporter, producing MLMELLISLILIIIGTKLAGHLCQKIGIPAVIGELLTGVILGPALLGLVLHTEAISLFAEIGVILLMFLAGLESDLEKLKKYLKPSVMVALFGILLPMLFLSGAAHLFDIPWKEALFLGVIFSATSVSISVQVLKEYNRLDTAEGSVTLGAAVVDDIAVVLIVSIFSAVLSSGSSGGSSMGVGFIWDLLGSKILFFLGLFLFAKFILNPLLALVKKIVAVEVETAFGLVLCFLFAVLSEKVGMSDVIGAFFIGLLLSKHESKHRIEHNVSVISYSLFIPVFFVSIGLDIELSAFKEYALLIIVFTVLATLTKLIGGYVGGRLTHLDKNQSLIIGAGMVSRGEMALIIVKMGESLGLINEGLYSAIVVAIILTTLFSPLLIKYAIEKGEKGTTA from the coding sequence ATGTTAATGGAATTATTAATCTCGTTAATCTTAATTATTATCGGAACAAAACTAGCTGGTCATTTATGCCAAAAAATTGGTATTCCTGCTGTTATCGGTGAATTGCTTACTGGGGTGATCTTAGGCCCTGCACTTTTAGGCTTAGTTTTACATACTGAAGCTATTTCACTCTTTGCTGAAATCGGGGTGATTCTACTCATGTTTTTAGCTGGTTTAGAAAGCGATTTGGAAAAACTCAAAAAATACCTAAAACCATCTGTTATGGTCGCTTTATTTGGGATTTTACTTCCTATGCTTTTCTTAAGCGGTGCTGCGCATCTCTTTGATATTCCTTGGAAAGAAGCTTTATTCTTAGGGGTAATTTTTAGTGCCACTTCGGTGAGTATTTCCGTTCAAGTATTAAAAGAATACAACCGTTTAGATACAGCAGAAGGTTCTGTCACTCTTGGAGCGGCCGTAGTGGATGATATCGCCGTTGTTTTAATTGTTAGTATCTTTAGCGCTGTTTTAAGTTCAGGCTCTTCTGGTGGTAGTTCTATGGGTGTTGGTTTCATTTGGGACCTACTGGGAAGCAAAATTTTATTCTTCTTAGGATTATTCCTATTTGCTAAATTTATTTTGAACCCACTTTTAGCTTTAGTTAAAAAAATCGTTGCTGTGGAAGTGGAGACAGCATTCGGTTTAGTTTTATGTTTCTTGTTCGCTGTTCTTTCAGAAAAAGTAGGTATGAGTGATGTGATTGGGGCTTTCTTCATCGGTTTATTATTATCTAAACATGAAAGTAAACACCGCATTGAGCACAATGTTTCTGTGATTAGCTACTCTTTATTTATCCCAGTTTTCTTTGTCTCTATTGGTTTAGATATTGAATTATCAGCTTTCAAAGAGTACGCCTTACTAATTATTGTCTTCACTGTTTTAGCAACTTTAACTAAATTAATTGGTGGTTACGTGGGTGGGCGTTTAACTCATCTGGATAAAAATCAATCTTTAATTATTGGTGCTGGTATGGTATCACGTGGGGAAATGGCGTTGATTATTGTGAAGATGGGCGAATCCCTAGG
- a CDS encoding rhodanese-related sulfurtransferase — protein MSKYQVLLYYLYVPIEDPEQFAAEHLAFCKSLNLKGRILVANEGINGTLSGLTEDTQKYMEHMHADERFKDTFFKMDPAEEQSFKKMFVRPRPELVSLSLEDDINPLELTGAYLSPIEFKEAILDEDTVVIDARNDYEYDLGHFKGAVRPDIRSFRELPQWIRDNKEEFMDKRVVTYCTGGIRCEKFSGWLVREGFKDVGQLHGGIATYGRDPEVQGELWDGAMYVFDERISVPINHVNPVVVGRDWFDGTPSERYVNCGNPECNRQILCSEENEDKYVRGCSHECRVHDRNRYIDENNLTNDEWKTRIEALGEEFIFVVK, from the coding sequence TTGTCAAAATATCAAGTTTTATTATATTATTTATACGTTCCAATAGAAGATCCAGAACAATTCGCAGCTGAACATTTAGCCTTTTGTAAATCACTGAACTTAAAAGGTCGAATTTTAGTTGCCAATGAAGGCATTAACGGAACTTTATCTGGATTAACTGAAGACACTCAAAAATACATGGAACACATGCACGCTGATGAGCGCTTTAAAGATACTTTCTTTAAAATGGATCCAGCAGAAGAACAATCATTTAAAAAAATGTTTGTTAGACCACGTCCAGAGCTTGTTTCTTTATCATTAGAAGATGATATCAACCCCTTAGAGTTAACCGGTGCTTACCTTTCTCCAATTGAATTTAAAGAGGCTATTCTAGATGAAGACACAGTAGTCATTGACGCTCGTAACGACTATGAATATGACTTAGGTCACTTTAAAGGCGCTGTTCGTCCAGATATCCGTTCATTTAGAGAATTACCTCAATGGATTCGTGATAACAAAGAAGAATTTATGGACAAACGCGTCGTTACTTACTGTACAGGTGGGATTCGCTGTGAGAAATTCTCTGGTTGGTTAGTCCGAGAAGGCTTTAAAGATGTAGGACAACTTCACGGTGGGATTGCTACTTATGGTCGCGACCCTGAAGTTCAAGGGGAACTATGGGACGGCGCAATGTATGTCTTTGATGAGCGTATTAGTGTCCCAATTAATCATGTAAATCCTGTTGTCGTGGGACGTGATTGGTTTGACGGCACACCTTCTGAGCGTTATGTTAACTGTGGAAATCCAGAGTGTAACCGTCAGATTTTATGTTCTGAAGAAAATGAAGACAAATACGTTCGTGGTTGTTCTCATGAATGCCGTGTTCACGACAGAAATCGCTATATTGATGAAAATAATCTAACAAATGACGAGTGGAAAACACGAATCGAAGCTTTAGGTGAAGAATTTATTTTTGTCGTTAAGTAA
- a CDS encoding helix-turn-helix domain-containing protein: MEIGKIIKEERTKKNLTQEELANEFFVSRQLISKWENGKSYPDLEQLVKLSDFFNLSLDEMLRGDKKMTAKLNVNIKRKTFLSLLTASVAIIAIFVSYFFWTQQPIQLTPDDLEVFSITSNKVSEKKVFNSDTRKEQMIPEDVTYTIQLKNKKKFTKIHSPHVFGTIDSNDPNIYVQIQAFPSLFSFNQKETLTIPAASASLYQDATIDNSVDYSFSNKDKSIRILNIEKFSTNQSQRDTSWLFIDKKELKNK, from the coding sequence ATGGAAATCGGAAAAATTATTAAAGAAGAACGTACTAAAAAGAACTTAACACAAGAAGAATTAGCTAATGAATTTTTTGTCAGTCGTCAATTGATTTCTAAATGGGAGAACGGAAAAAGCTATCCCGATTTGGAACAGTTAGTTAAATTGAGTGATTTTTTCAATCTGTCCCTTGATGAAATGTTGAGAGGAGATAAAAAAATGACCGCAAAATTAAATGTTAATATTAAGAGAAAAACATTCCTATCGTTATTAACTGCTAGCGTAGCCATAATTGCTATTTTTGTTAGTTATTTCTTTTGGACACAACAACCTATTCAACTAACTCCTGATGATTTAGAAGTGTTTTCAATTACTTCCAATAAAGTATCTGAGAAAAAGGTCTTCAACTCTGACACTAGAAAAGAGCAGATGATTCCAGAAGATGTGACTTACACCATTCAGCTAAAAAATAAAAAGAAATTCACTAAAATCCATAGTCCACATGTTTTCGGAACAATTGATTCAAATGATCCTAATATCTATGTACAAATCCAAGCTTTTCCAAGTCTTTTTTCCTTTAATCAAAAAGAAACCTTAACTATTCCTGCGGCGTCTGCTAGTCTTTATCAAGATGCCACGATTGATAATTCTGTTGATTATTCATTTTCTAATAAAGATAAATCAATTAGAATTCTTAACATTGAAAAATTCTCCACTAATCAATCACAAAGAGACACCAGTTGGTTATTCATTGATAAAAAAGAACTAAAAAACAAGTAA
- a CDS encoding metallophosphoesterase has translation MGRLAVISDLHVDINKLSKKDLDLLIELLEAQQINHLHLAGDTANTVNQLLETVAYLEKSSYSVTYNFGNHELPSLNNPVQMENYPDDRFLNLDYLELTSDLVLVGMNGWYDYSFALENDPKKILAAKNLYWYDRMIERGKSDIEITEQILSQLEILLDDLINQNKEVILATHFVPHQEFIRYFEGKYARWNQINAFLGTQKLGDMLANYPNIRQVIFGHTHRRFEETKIGNIIYTAKPLGYFYEWHLTRDFMLTNDLMTSFNPMNVRKILKHHQKEFQDYRDQHLKEEFLKSLTIVDY, from the coding sequence AGAGGCACAGCAAATAAACCATCTCCACCTAGCTGGGGACACAGCCAATACAGTCAATCAGTTACTTGAAACAGTCGCTTATTTAGAAAAAAGTTCCTATTCTGTGACTTACAATTTCGGCAATCATGAACTGCCAAGCTTAAACAATCCAGTGCAAATGGAAAACTATCCAGATGATCGCTTTCTTAATTTAGATTATTTAGAATTAACATCTGACTTAGTTTTAGTTGGAATGAATGGTTGGTATGATTATAGTTTTGCTTTAGAAAATGATCCAAAGAAAATACTCGCAGCTAAAAATTTATATTGGTACGACCGAATGATTGAGCGAGGTAAAAGTGATATTGAAATAACTGAGCAGATTCTCTCACAACTAGAAATCCTTTTAGATGATTTAATCAATCAAAATAAAGAGGTTATTTTGGCGACTCACTTTGTTCCACATCAAGAGTTTATTCGTTACTTCGAAGGGAAATACGCCCGTTGGAATCAAATCAATGCCTTCTTAGGAACACAAAAATTAGGGGACATGCTTGCCAACTATCCTAATATCAGACAAGTGATTTTTGGTCACACCCATCGCCGTTTTGAAGAAACCAAGATTGGGAATATTATTTATACCGCAAAACCATTGGGCTATTTTTATGAATGGCATCTCACTCGTGATTTTATGCTGACTAACGACTTAATGACCAGTTTCAATCCGATGAATGTTAGAAAAATTCTCAAACATCATCAAAAAGAGTTTCAAGATTACCGAGACCAACATCTTAAAGAAGAGTTCTTAAAAAGTTTAACGATTGTTGATTATTAA
- a CDS encoding NusG domain II-containing protein has protein sequence MFDDSGVQKKMIWKELKKQWRFMDGVVILCLVVLSFVPLVIFSMNQKDATGNKEGTIAVISIDGKEVDRFELNEDTKHYEKTYHPGKDKYNIVEMEGTRIRVREDNSPDQIAVRTSWISRVGQTSICLPHKLVIEIISQNPSDDDEDMIITF, from the coding sequence ATGTTTGACGATAGTGGGGTACAAAAGAAAATGATATGGAAAGAATTAAAGAAACAATGGCGTTTTATGGACGGTGTTGTTATCCTTTGTTTAGTTGTTTTATCCTTTGTTCCATTGGTGATTTTTTCGATGAATCAAAAAGATGCAACTGGTAATAAAGAAGGAACAATTGCAGTGATATCGATTGATGGTAAAGAGGTTGATCGGTTTGAATTAAATGAAGATACGAAGCATTATGAGAAAACGTATCATCCAGGGAAAGATAAATACAATATTGTGGAGATGGAAGGGACTCGAATTCGTGTAAGAGAAGACAACAGTCCTGACCAAATTGCCGTAAGAACGAGCTGGATTAGTCGTGTGGGTCAAACAAGTATTTGTTTACCTCATAAACTCGTGATTGAGATTATTTCACAAAATCCAAGTGACGATGATGAAGATATGATTATTACTTTTTAG
- a CDS encoding GNAT family N-acetyltransferase — translation MVRKVTDRKDLEQIHALASYAFNSQHTEEQKEKYIKKNQFIDNYVEEIDNVVASQVVSYPFAVTIGGVTMGMSGIGDVASYPEARGTGGIRNIFKAIFEDLHEKGTELSYLAPFSQAFYRKFGYETVFDFEEIRIPASIIQQIKPEKIGSVKRTDWSDQDTQDVLKNLYQETLGKEHGTVVREDYWWEYTLTAKKNRRIALCFDDNNVAQGYLIYELIGASEFMIYEMSYKNAFAMRKLMTFVSSHSGSFAEFVSTNIRDTMLLELFTEMKGITRKTYSSMMVRIVNFKNFIEKYPFRDNGQKEVVYLKVEDSTCEWNNGVFEVTIEKGHATCVNVSDETAVDYSGSIQRFTQVFMGHHTLEQALWLELIEQSTDNHVLGDLIEHRTPQLYDYF, via the coding sequence ATGGTCAGAAAAGTAACAGATAGAAAAGACTTAGAACAAATTCATGCTTTAGCAAGTTATGCCTTTAATAGTCAGCATACAGAGGAGCAAAAAGAGAAATACATTAAAAAGAATCAATTTATTGATAACTATGTAGAAGAAATTGATAACGTTGTTGCGAGCCAAGTTGTGAGTTATCCTTTCGCTGTGACAATCGGTGGCGTAACCATGGGAATGTCTGGTATTGGAGACGTGGCTAGTTACCCTGAAGCTCGTGGAACGGGTGGGATTCGTAATATTTTTAAAGCTATTTTCGAAGACTTACATGAAAAAGGAACAGAGCTTTCTTATTTAGCACCTTTTTCTCAAGCTTTTTACCGTAAATTTGGGTATGAAACAGTCTTTGATTTTGAAGAAATCAGAATTCCAGCAAGTATTATTCAACAAATTAAACCTGAAAAAATAGGAAGTGTGAAGCGCACAGACTGGTCAGATCAAGACACACAAGACGTGTTAAAAAATTTATATCAAGAAACACTTGGAAAAGAACATGGCACAGTGGTTCGTGAGGATTACTGGTGGGAATATACCTTAACAGCAAAGAAAAACCGCCGAATTGCTTTATGTTTTGACGATAACAACGTGGCACAAGGTTACTTAATTTATGAATTAATCGGTGCCTCTGAATTTATGATTTATGAAATGAGTTATAAAAATGCCTTTGCGATGCGTAAATTAATGACCTTTGTTTCTTCTCATAGCGGTAGTTTTGCGGAGTTTGTTTCAACTAATATTAGAGATACGATGCTATTAGAGTTGTTCACTGAGATGAAGGGGATCACTCGTAAAACCTATAGTAGTATGATGGTGCGCATTGTTAACTTTAAAAACTTTATTGAAAAATATCCATTTAGAGATAATGGTCAAAAAGAAGTTGTTTATTTAAAGGTTGAGGATTCAACCTGTGAGTGGAATAACGGCGTGTTTGAAGTGACGATTGAAAAAGGTCACGCAACCTGTGTCAACGTTTCAGATGAGACTGCTGTGGATTACAGTGGATCAATTCAACGTTTTACTCAAGTTTTCATGGGACATCATACACTTGAGCAGGCCCTGTGGTTAGAGTTAATTGAGCAATCAACAGATAACCATGTGTTAGGCGATTTGATTGAGCATCGAACACCACAGTTATATGATTATTTTTAA